One genomic window of Monodelphis domestica isolate mMonDom1 chromosome 1, mMonDom1.pri, whole genome shotgun sequence includes the following:
- the LKAAEAR1 gene encoding protein LKAAEAR1 isoform X2, which translates to MPGSYLNLDKKKQKRFSSDRTVKQKTPAEKAAMTGNVSRDGISDKKSDPTKLKAQSGEELRKQSQGKKYSVHGLSTLLKMYPDAFLRRDLAALSLNQAKHYLLFVEPRKSIVDKESTESYISCPDSNQLELSPEAEEERQNHLIGVLKASEARSRVRALRLRYTRMRAEEIKHLISRQKNARAAIRLEIFLPPYLNPTKIPDCLDRRERHRVEAILQEDGGHPLFR; encoded by the exons ATGCCAGGATCATACCTAAACTTAgataagaagaaacaaaaaaggttTTCTTCTGATAGGACTGTAAAGCAGAAAACCCCAGCAGAGAAGGCAGCGATGACAGGAAATGTATCCAGGGATGGAATCAGTGACAAGAAGTCAGACCCAACAAAGCTGAAAGCCCAGTCTGGGGAAGAACTCAGGAAACAGagtcaagggaaaaaatatagcGTTCATGGATTGTCCACATTACTGAAAATGTACCCAGATGCCTTTCTGCGCAGGGACCTGGCTGCCTTGAGTCTGAACCAGGCAAAACACTACTTGCTTTTTGTGGAACCTAGGAAGAGTATTGTTGACAAGGAATCCACTGAGAGCTACATCAGCTGTCCAGACTCCAACCAGTTGGAGCTGTCTCCTGAGGCAGAGGAGGAACGGCAGAACCACCTCATTGGAGTGCTGAAGGCATCTGAAGCCAGAAGTCGAGTCCGAGCACTACGACTTAGATACACACGGATGAGG GCTGAAGAGATAAAGCACCTGATCAGCAGGCAGAAAAATGCCCGAGCAGCGATCCGACTTGAAATATTCTTGCCTCCTTATCTGAACCCCACGAAGATTCCAGACTGTCTGGACAGACGTGAG AGACATCGAGTGGAGGCCATCCTGCAAGAAGACGGTGGCCATCCACTGTTCAGATGA
- the LKAAEAR1 gene encoding protein LKAAEAR1 isoform X1, with protein MEEHFEEINRKHGAKKMPGSYLNLDKKKQKRFSSDRTVKQKTPAEKAAMTGNVSRDGISDKKSDPTKLKAQSGEELRKQSQGKKYSVHGLSTLLKMYPDAFLRRDLAALSLNQAKHYLLFVEPRKSIVDKESTESYISCPDSNQLELSPEAEEERQNHLIGVLKASEARSRVRALRLRYTRMRAEEIKHLISRQKNARAAIRLEIFLPPYLNPTKIPDCLDRRERHRVEAILQEDGGHPLFR; from the exons GAGCCAAGAAGATGCCAGGATCATACCTAAACTTAgataagaagaaacaaaaaaggttTTCTTCTGATAGGACTGTAAAGCAGAAAACCCCAGCAGAGAAGGCAGCGATGACAGGAAATGTATCCAGGGATGGAATCAGTGACAAGAAGTCAGACCCAACAAAGCTGAAAGCCCAGTCTGGGGAAGAACTCAGGAAACAGagtcaagggaaaaaatatagcGTTCATGGATTGTCCACATTACTGAAAATGTACCCAGATGCCTTTCTGCGCAGGGACCTGGCTGCCTTGAGTCTGAACCAGGCAAAACACTACTTGCTTTTTGTGGAACCTAGGAAGAGTATTGTTGACAAGGAATCCACTGAGAGCTACATCAGCTGTCCAGACTCCAACCAGTTGGAGCTGTCTCCTGAGGCAGAGGAGGAACGGCAGAACCACCTCATTGGAGTGCTGAAGGCATCTGAAGCCAGAAGTCGAGTCCGAGCACTACGACTTAGATACACACGGATGAGG GCTGAAGAGATAAAGCACCTGATCAGCAGGCAGAAAAATGCCCGAGCAGCGATCCGACTTGAAATATTCTTGCCTCCTTATCTGAACCCCACGAAGATTCCAGACTGTCTGGACAGACGTGAG AGACATCGAGTGGAGGCCATCCTGCAAGAAGACGGTGGCCATCCACTGTTCAGATGA